One genomic window of Nicotiana sylvestris chromosome 10, ASM39365v2, whole genome shotgun sequence includes the following:
- the LOC104228409 gene encoding uncharacterized protein, which yields MGTPFCSRFTSLKVTPFIPGLAPAIQLKFTSTLPPLNGVVISRMESTAISPSNNSSPTTTVSAVAAGCDTTTTGNNSAEENSVSDTVIQYVVLRRDLIDTWPLGSVVTQGCHAAVAAIWSHKDDAVTLQYCSPSNLDSMHKVTLEVKGEAQILNLAEKLKAGGIAHKLWIEQPENIPTCLATKPYPKSVVSSFFKKLKLCK from the exons ATGGGTACTCCATTCTGCTCCCGTTTTACGTCTCTCAAAGTCACGCCCTTTATTCCCGGCTTAGCTCCGGCGATTCAGTTAAAATTCACAAGTACTCTCCCCCCATTAAACGGCGTCGTAATATCTCGAATGGAATCAACTGCCATTTCCCCTTCCAACAACTCCAGCCCAACCACCACCGTCAGCGCCGTCGCTGCCGGCTGCGACACAACCACAACCGGTAACAATAGCGCAGAGGAGAACTCCGTCTCCGACACAGTGATTCAGTACGTTGTTCTAAGGAGAGACCTAATTGACACGTGGCCGTTAGGAAGCGTGGTTACGCAAGGCTGCCATGCCGCCGTCGCCGCCATTTGGTCCCACAAGGACGATGCCGTTACTCTTCAATATTGTAGCCCTTCCAATCTCGACTCAATGCACAAG GTAACTCTTGAAGTGAAGGGTGAAGCTCAGATATTGAACTTGGCAGAAAAGCTAAAAGCTGGGGGCATTGCTCATAAGCTGTGGATTGAACAACCAGAAAACATCCCAACTTGTCTTGCTACGAAACCTTATCCAAAATCTGTGGTATCTTCGTTTTTCAAGAAGCTAAAACTTTGTAAATGA
- the LOC104228408 gene encoding methyl-CpG-binding domain-containing protein 10-like, with product MATRVKDTAPPGKEKRGTSPSHPIAHHLRSPNSSNTNSPVRKRADSTTSNKNVPNYLKPTMSSSNDPNIHNKPTLTRIRSFDKPPVVAALQKTAKDRILRSSSSFSVKTSSTSQKTLSDKLSRASHMTKEATGKQRGTSMYARPVTIKKTTATGTISKKQEPSSTSHNDTHKSRNDQNSSTPKAPITNSSHAAEDVIPQAETGQDDTSKSRNDQDDHNESTPKELKITDSPHATEDIIPQAELSEQEDDQELPVNNTESDVIIDNSETAATDAGENNSAIDDQEEHNGNVNNAEIVVENQEISKMEEPEDAQLVEETNTNNPKEPEEITNELHLEENTVKAADENQQEKEEDKGRNQGKEADMAEEGEAVQETSTAVTSSKPQRQVVQGKKESVVSNDVIEETASKLREQRKNRVRALAGAFETVISLQEPKV from the exons ATGGCAACTAGGGTAAAGGACACTGCTCCACCAGGAAAGGAGAAGAGAGGGACATCTCCTTCACATCCAATTGCTCATCATCTTAGAAGTCCCAATTCATCAAATACAAACTCTCCGGTGCGGAAACGAGCAGATTCAACCACCTCAAACAAGAATGTTCCTAACTATCTCAAGCCTACAATGTCTTCATCGAATGACCCCAACATTCACAATAAGCCTACTCTAACTCGAATAAGATCGTTTGACAAGCCTCCTGTTGTTGCTGCTTTGCAAAAAACTGCTAAAGATAGAATTCTTCGGTCATCCTCATCATTCTCAGTCAAGACTAGTTCAACTTCCCAAAAAACCCTTTCGGATAAATTATCTAGAGCATCTCATATGACTAAGGAAGCCACTGGTAAACAACGTGGCACCAGCATGTATGCTAGACCAGTGACCATAAAGAAGACTACAGCCACCGGCACCATCTCCAAGAAACAGGAGCCCAGCAGTACTAGTCATAATGACACGCACAAATCAAGAAATGATCAGAATAGTTCAACACCAAAAGCGCCAATAACTAATTCTTCACATGCAGCTGAGGATGTAATTCCTCAGGCTGAAACTGGGCAAGATGACACGTCTAAATCGAGAAATGATCAGGATGATCATAATGAATCAACACCTAAAGAATTAAAAATAACTGATTCTCCACATGCAACTGAGGATATTATTCCTCAAGCTGAACTATCAGAGCAAGAAGATGATCAAGAATTGCCAGTCAATAATACTGAAAGTGACGTGATCATTGACAACAGTGAAACTGCAGCTACTGATGCAGGAGAAAATAATTCAGCCATTGATGATCAAGAAGAGCATAATGGAAATGTAAACAACGCTGAAATAGTTGTGGAAAACCAAGAAATCAGTAAGATGGAAGAACCAGAAGACGCACAACTTGTTGAAGAAACCAACACCAACAACCCTAAAGAACCAGAAGAAATTACCAATGAACTTCATCTTGAAGAGAACACCGTAAAAGCAGCGGATGAGAACCAACAAGAGAAAGAAGAGGATAAAGGAAGAAACCAAGGAAAGGAAGCTGATATGGCAGAGGAAGGTGAAGCAGTGCAGGAGACTAGTACTGCTGTAACATCATCAAAACCTCAACGTCAAGTGGTGCAAGGGAAGAAGGAATCTGTGGTCTCCAATGATGTGATAGAAGAGACTGCAAGTAAGCTTCGAGAGCAAAGGAAGAACAGAGTGAGGGCACTGGCTGGTGCCTTTGAAACTGTCATCTCCTTGCAGGAGCCCAA GGTGTAA